The DNA window TCGGATCACGGGGAGAGCCTCGGGGAGCACGACTACTTCTTCGATCACGGCCACGACCTCTTCAACCCTTCGCTTCGGATACCGCTCATCGTCTCGTTCCCCGGTTTCCTGCCTTCCGCCGAGCGCGTCGCCGCGGCCGTATCGACCCTGGACATCTATCCGACGATTCTCGACCTCGCCCAGGTCAACTTTCCCCCGGGACTCGAGGGCCGCTCGGTGCTTCCCCTCGTACGGGGCACGGACACGCGCCTGCACGACCAGCTGTTCTTTCAGAACGATCGACACCTCACCGCGATCAGCAATGGCCGCCTGAAGCTCGTCCACTACCCCGCACTCCAGTTTCCCGAGCGGTGCGAGCTCTACGATATGTATCGCGATCCGGCAGAAGAGGCCGACCGCTATCGGGAAGCCGGGACGCGGCTCGCCCCCCTCGTGGCCGAGCTCGGAAGCTTCCACACCCGCACAGTCGCCTGGCAGCAAGCGACCTCGGCGAGAAGGAACCCCGCCGTCGAGGATACCGAGTTACCGGCGTCGACCCGCGACAGTCTGATCGAGCTCGGTTACGTCGAAGAGCCCGATCCCCGCGAGGAGATCACGCCTTCTGCTCTTCGATGCCCGTGATGATCCAGCGCGAGATCGGGGTGATGTTCCGCTCCGAGTCGACGAGCTCGTAGCGTTTCAGCACCAGCCGATAGGACTTGCCGTTGATGTTCAACTGCAGCTCTTTGCCTTTCACTTCGCCGGCATACCGTTCGTTGACGGCCGTGTTCAGCGACAGCGTCGCCGCCTCGCGCAGCTGTTTCATTTCTTCACGCAGCTTTTCCAGCGCCTTCTCTAGCTCGTCCTGCGCCGCGAGACGGGTGTCGAGCTCGCTCTTGAACTCGGCTAGCTTTCCCTCGAGCTCGGCGTCGGGATTGTTCTCGGTGCGCTTGCGATACTCCTGGTAGACCTCGAGGTTGGCCTCCAAGAAAGTCTGGTCGGCGCTCTTCTTCGTTTCGACCTCATCCTCGAGCTCGAGGAATTTCTTGTGCATCGTGTCGAGGGGGAACGGCTCGGCGAATTCCGGGCCCACCTCGACGATCTCCCAGGAGCTCACCTCGTCGGGAAACTCGACGACCGACACACGAGCCGCGGCGTCGGCATCCCCGCCCTGTACGGCGTCGAAGAACGTTTTCACGATCGTCCGCTCACCCCCACCGCACGAGAGGACGATCGACGCCGCGCCCAGGGAGACCGCTAGAATTCGGCCGATTCGCATGGTTCCACTCCTTTCCGAGGCGATTCTCGAACAAACCGGGCTGTCGGCATCTCTCGCTGCTACATCGCGGGGCCGGGCCGGATATCGAAGTGGTGCTGGCTCTGGAGCTATTCTGGCACGCGCCGAAAGCTCGGCAACTACTCTCGCAGGACCATCCTATTCGCGTCGACTCCGGGTTGCAACCCGGCTTGCGATCGTTCATCGTCGAGCCCCGCCCGCGACGCACGTTTCGCGCAGCCCTGTAGCTGGTGCGTCCGTCGGTCGTTGCCGGAACGATGCTGTGCTATCTTCACGCGGCATTCGCGGAGGTTCAATGCAGACTCGAAGAATCGCAGTCATTCCCGGTGACGGGATCGGCATCGACGTCACGAAGGAAGCGCTCGCCGTCATCCAGACCGTATGCGCTGTTACCGGTGAGGTCGTCGAAACGAAGGAGTTCGACTTCGGTGCCGAACGGTATCTGGCAAGCGGGGTATCTCTGCCAGACGGAACCCACGACATGTTTCGCAAGGACTTCGACGCGATCTTCATGGGCGCCCTCGGAGATCCGCGCGTACCCGACATGGCACACGCCCGCGACATCCTTCTCGGAACTCGTTTCGCTCTCGATCTCTACGCGAATCAGAGACCCATTCGACTCCTCCACGACG is part of the Vicinamibacteria bacterium genome and encodes:
- a CDS encoding sulfatase-like hydrolase/transferase, with amino-acid sequence RTEQITRVGEAFLAREGDERPFFLWLHYVNPHTPYDPPDELLDRFRDDGIVPRGPELEPVVGYHGGVNRHEFIHGARWGDYVDRYDAEILLADSHVGRVLEALASSVHPGTTLVVFTSDHGESLGEHDYFFDHGHDLFNPSLRIPLIVSFPGFLPSAERVAAAVSTLDIYPTILDLAQVNFPPGLEGRSVLPLVRGTDTRLHDQLFFQNDRHLTAISNGRLKLVHYPALQFPERCELYDMYRDPAEEADRYREAGTRLAPLVAELGSFHTRTVAWQQATSARRNPAVEDTELPASTRDSLIELGYVEEPDPREEITPSALRCP